Part of the Polaribacter sp. Hel1_33_78 genome is shown below.
CCTAATTCTACATCATCTGGATGTGCCCCAAAAGCTAAAATATCTAATTTCATAAATTATTCTTTTTTAAAAATCATCTTCTTTTTGGATCAAAAAAATATTTAAAACGAAAAAAATGTCATGATTTTATTTTAATAGTATCCTATAATTGAGCAATATTAAATAAACAATCCCTTAAAGTAACTAAATTAAAGAAATTATTTAAAAAAGAGATATTTCTATTTCGTTTTCGTGGATGCATTTTAATAAAATTAAGCATTGTTTTTTATCATAATCATAAAAATTAAAAGAGTTTTAAAATGATGACATTTGTCATAAAAATCAGCCAACAATGCCCTAATTTTACCTTCTTAAAGAAAGAGAAATATTTAATAAAAATTAGATAATTATGGTTTTAATGCTCGTTATTTTAACAATTACAATTGGTGTGTTTATTTGGGGAAAATACTCTCCAGATGTCGTTGCCCTAGTATCCATGCTAAGCTTATTTTTATGTGGAATTTTAAATCTAAATGAAACTTTAAGTGGTTTTAGCAATCCTACCGTAATTATGATCGCTGCTTTGTTTATCATTGGTGAAGGTTTATCACAAACAGGATGGACCGCCTTAGCAGGGAGAAAACTAATTGATTTAGCAGGGAAAAGTGTTCCTAAACTATTAGTGATTATTACTCTAGGTTCTGGAGTTTTATCTGGTTTTGTTAGTAATACAGGTACAGTAGCTACTTTATTACCTGCCACAATATCTTCCGCTTGGAGTATTGGTACATTACCTTCAAAAATATTAATTCCTGTTGCTTTTGGATCTAATACTGGTGGTTTGCTAACATTAACGGGAACTCCACCAAATATTATTGTAAACAATAGTTTAATTGAAGCTGGTTTTGAAGGTTTTTCTTTCTTTGAATTTGGATTGATTGGTTTGCCTCTTTTAATCATTGCCATTTTATATTTTAGATATATAGGTTTTAAACTTTTACCTAAAAACAAAACCAACAACAAACCAATTAATATAGATTCTACGCTCCATGAATGGATTGAAGTCTATAAAATTGAAAATGATTATTACAGACTAAGAATAAGATCTGTATCTCCATTAATCAATACAAAAATTAGTAATTGGGATTTAGAAAATAAGTATAAAATAAATATTATTCGTTTAAAGAGAAGACACCCAAATCGATTAAAAGGAACACAACCTTTTATTGAAATGCCTAAGGAAAATACCGAATTGCGATATCATGATATTATTACTGTAAAAGGTACCACTGAAGATATTAATAAATTGATGATTAATTTTAGATTAGGACTTTTAGCAAAAGAGTCCGCTGAAAGCGAATTAAGAAACAATTTAATAAGTCAAGAGGTAGGAATGTCTGAGGTTTTGGTTACACCTAATTCGCGATTAGTGGGAAGAGAAATTAAATTACATGAATATTTTAAAAGATATGACATTCAGTTATTAGCTACTTCTAGACACAGAAAACCGTATTTAGAAGATTTAATTACTGTAAAATCTGGAGATAGTTTTATTATTAGAGGTCCTTGGAGAAATATAGAAAAGTTAAAAAATCAACACGAAAATTTAGTTGTAGTTGGAAGTCCAGAAGAAATGTTAAAAGATGTAGATGATTTAACTCCTAAATCATACATAGCATTAGGTGCTTTAATATTAATGATTGTGATGTTAGTTTTTAAAGTTGTTCCAGGTTCTATTGCTGCTTTAATTTCTTCAGGAATTGTACTATTTGCTGGCTGCATACCTTTTTCTAAAGCATACAAAGCTATTAGTTGGACGAGTGTGGTAATGATTGCTGCTATGATTCCTATGGGGGTTGCAATACAAAAAACTGGTGCTGCAGTAATGATTTCTAATGCTATTATTGATTTACTAGGAAAAGAAAATCCGACTTTATTATTGGCAGGAATCTTTTTACTAACTACAACATTTAGTCAATTTATAAATAATTCTGCAACAGCTGTTTTAATGGCTCCAATTGTATTATTAACTGCGAGCATCTTGCAAGTAAATCCTGAACCACTTTTAATTACTATTGCCAT
Proteins encoded:
- a CDS encoding SLC13 family permease, with the protein product MLVILTITIGVFIWGKYSPDVVALVSMLSLFLCGILNLNETLSGFSNPTVIMIAALFIIGEGLSQTGWTALAGRKLIDLAGKSVPKLLVIITLGSGVLSGFVSNTGTVATLLPATISSAWSIGTLPSKILIPVAFGSNTGGLLTLTGTPPNIIVNNSLIEAGFEGFSFFEFGLIGLPLLIIAILYFRYIGFKLLPKNKTNNKPINIDSTLHEWIEVYKIENDYYRLRIRSVSPLINTKISNWDLENKYKINIIRLKRRHPNRLKGTQPFIEMPKENTELRYHDIITVKGTTEDINKLMINFRLGLLAKESAESELRNNLISQEVGMSEVLVTPNSRLVGREIKLHEYFKRYDIQLLATSRHRKPYLEDLITVKSGDSFIIRGPWRNIEKLKNQHENLVVVGSPEEMLKDVDDLTPKSYIALGALILMIVMLVFKVVPGSIAALISSGIVLFAGCIPFSKAYKAISWTSVVMIAAMIPMGVAIQKTGAAVMISNAIIDLLGKENPTLLLAGIFLLTTTFSQFINNSATAVLMAPIVLLTASILQVNPEPLLITIAISASTAFLTPIGTTTNAMVMSSGNYKFMDYFKVGLPLLIIFLITTIILVPIIWPF